In Ostrea edulis chromosome 4, xbOstEdul1.1, whole genome shotgun sequence, a single window of DNA contains:
- the LOC125671640 gene encoding uncharacterized protein LOC125671640 encodes MEFWKVLVVLLVVLQGSLSKPVSSEDELRVIVGKLERLAASLRQYVVDGSRPEYSMRGIGPLSGSTPEFTIPGTRPLGPWVLDNDELDPSSPTYNYLNKMIEKLLKPHFRSFPSGPYKSEMPLMSRNVVTMLNAWYNDADQMMLKEQTFVNVAGEFLNAHFQCATTRVNQIIFYVFKNQVREMAEGDWKINNGVRKVLEKWVADTTVVDKVAQKIVMAAHRHAYGDIMEHIEYFQLNDIVEFLAKMKMLMWKAEQDNWTPVMFDEKLNLLLTDNGFVFQCPNVHDLWEFHQNVVSRFQEKLSEIKPFAETEAWLKKILPTYTTADATPAITAILQMYTDYVKSAMLHFQQVENHVTSGNAVDITNFMSQFLAPHQLQYLQSIFELLNSGNTRDIMEMGQMRNENTANGRSKGRCTEFNGECR; translated from the exons ATGGAGTTTTGGAAAGTCCTCGTGGTTTTGCTAGTAGTTTTGCAAG GTTCGCTATCAAAGCCAGTGAGTTCTGAGGATGAACTACGTGTCATCGTCGGCAAACTAGAGAGACTCGCAGCAAGCTTAAGGCAGTATGTAGTTGACGGAAGTAGGCCTGAGTATTCCATGAGGGGTATCGGACCACTGAGCGGGTCTACACCAGAATTCACTATCCCCGGTACCAGACCACTCGGACCTTGGGTGCTTGATAACGATGAACTTGACCCCTCCTCTCCAACATACAATTATCTCAACAAAATGATTGAAAAGCTCCTGAAACCACACTTCCGCAGCTTTCCAAGTGGACCATATAAAT CGGAGATGCCGTTAATGTCACGCAATGTTGTTACAATGCTGAATGCGTGGTATAACGACGCTGACCAAATGATGCTCAAAGAACAGACTTTTGTTAACGTTGCCGGAGAGTTTTTGAATGCCCATTTCCAGTGTGCAACGACGAGAGTCAACCAAATAATTTTCT ATGTTTTCAAGAACCAAGTACGTGAAATGGCCGAGGGTGACTGGAAAATTAACAATGGCGTGAGGAAAGTCTTGGAGAAGTGGGTAGCGGATACGACCGTTGTGGACAAAGTCGCCCAGAAAATTGTTATGGCAGCGCATAGACATGCCTACGGGGACATTATGGAACACATTGAATATTTCCAACTTAATG atattgTGGAATTCCttgcaaaaatgaaaatgctcatGTGGAAAGCTGAACAGGATAACTGGACACCAGTCATGTTCGATGAGAAACTGAATCTACTTTTGACGGACAATGGCTTCGTCTTTCAATGTCCGAATGTGCATGATCTATGGGAATTCCACCAAAACGTTGTTAGCCGTTTCCAAGAGAA GTTATCCGAAATCAAACCCTTCGCTGAGACAGAGGCTTGGCTAAAGAAAATCCTACCCACATACACGACTGCAGACGCCACTCCCGCCATTACTGCCATCCTTCAAATGTACACGGACTACGTCAAGTCGGCCATGTTGCACTTTCAACAAGTGGAGAATCACGTGACGAGCGGAAATGCGGTCGACATCACGAATTTCATGTCTCAGTTCCTCG CACCACATCAGCTCCAGTATTTGCAGTCCATCTTTGAATTACTTAATTCTGGGAATACCCGCGACATCATGGAAATGGGACAGATGAGAAACGAAAATACCGCTAACGGACGTTCCAAGGGCAGATGCACGGAATTCAACGGGGAATGTAGATGA